The following proteins come from a genomic window of Aggregicoccus sp. 17bor-14:
- a CDS encoding aminopeptidase → MARSKSKHRRVQMKIKQAWKKRAKRQKEAAKAEGATKKK, encoded by the coding sequence ATGGCCCGTAGCAAGAGCAAGCACCGCCGCGTGCAGATGAAGATCAAGCAGGCGTGGAAGAAGCGCGCCAAGCGCCAGAAGGAGGCCGCCAAGGCCGAGGGCGCGACGAAGAAGAAGTAG
- a CDS encoding P1 family peptidase: protein MLESPEMNEPRVRARELGLPLGRFKPGKYNAITDVDGVLVGHTTLIQGSGPLRPGHGPVRTGVTAIMPNLGNIFMDRMSAGGFVLNGAGEVSGMTQVMEWGLLETPILLTNTMAVGAVSDAVARYLVEQYPGIGDEHDVIIPVVGECDDSWLNDITGRHVRDSHVFEAIRNAKSGPVAEGAVGGGTGMVTCDFKAGIGTSSRKLPEALGGYTLGVLVMSNFGKMHNLRVGGLPIGEVLAEKFKNAPRRGQTYGSIIAVVATDAPLLPHQLNRLCKRVGLGIGRVGSYAAHGSGEIVVGFSTANIIPRRTQKMVYKMKILLDQRLDPLYEAVMEATEEAILNSMCMASPMVGANDNYCQALPLAEVRRFVDAVKPVFATVKKRPGQSSAPASRERPSDVDKEGDVTVSSALPTAVRGAEGIPYPTKPAPGEAEGSTSGGSSDT, encoded by the coding sequence ATGCTCGAGAGCCCCGAAATGAACGAGCCGCGGGTGCGCGCCCGCGAGCTCGGCCTGCCGCTCGGCCGCTTCAAGCCGGGCAAGTACAACGCCATCACGGACGTGGACGGGGTGCTCGTCGGGCACACCACGCTCATCCAGGGCTCGGGGCCCCTGCGTCCGGGGCACGGCCCGGTGCGCACCGGCGTGACGGCGATCATGCCCAACCTGGGCAACATCTTCATGGACCGGATGAGCGCGGGCGGCTTCGTGCTCAACGGCGCCGGAGAGGTCTCCGGCATGACGCAGGTGATGGAGTGGGGCCTGCTCGAGACGCCCATCCTGCTCACCAACACCATGGCCGTGGGCGCGGTGAGCGACGCGGTGGCGCGCTACCTCGTCGAGCAGTACCCGGGCATCGGGGACGAGCACGACGTCATCATCCCTGTCGTGGGCGAGTGCGACGACAGCTGGCTCAACGACATCACCGGGCGCCACGTGCGCGACTCGCACGTGTTCGAGGCCATCCGCAACGCGAAGAGCGGCCCGGTGGCCGAGGGCGCGGTGGGCGGCGGCACCGGCATGGTGACGTGCGACTTCAAGGCCGGCATCGGCACCTCCTCGCGCAAGCTGCCCGAGGCGCTGGGCGGCTACACGCTGGGCGTCCTCGTGATGTCCAACTTCGGCAAGATGCACAACCTGCGCGTGGGCGGCCTGCCCATCGGCGAGGTGCTGGCCGAGAAGTTCAAGAACGCGCCGCGCCGCGGGCAGACCTACGGCTCCATCATCGCCGTGGTGGCCACGGACGCGCCCCTGCTGCCGCACCAGCTCAACCGCCTCTGCAAGCGCGTGGGGCTGGGCATCGGGCGGGTGGGCAGCTACGCGGCGCACGGCTCGGGGGAGATCGTGGTGGGCTTCAGCACCGCGAACATCATCCCGAGGCGCACCCAGAAGATGGTCTACAAGATGAAGATCCTCCTGGATCAGCGCCTGGACCCCCTCTACGAGGCGGTGATGGAGGCCACCGAGGAGGCCATCCTCAACTCCATGTGCATGGCGAGCCCCATGGTGGGCGCCAACGACAACTACTGCCAGGCACTCCCGCTCGCCGAGGTCCGCCGCTTCGTGGACGCGGTGAAGCCCGTCTTCGCCACGGTGAAGAAGCGGCCTGGGCAGTCGAGCGCTCCGGCGTCCAGGGAGCGGCCGAGCGACGTGGACAAGGAGGGGGACGTGACCGTCTCCAGCGCCCTGCCCACGGCCGTGCGGGGGGCGGAGGGCATCCCGTACCCCACCAAGCCCGCCCCCGGAGAAGCTGAGGGTTCCACTTCGGGTGGAAGTTCTGATACGTAG
- a CDS encoding ATP-grasp domain-containing protein: MRIALTYNLKLSDSEEEAEFDTQETVNALGAAIERLGHRLERFEVSGPASRTVARLEAYSPDLIFNTAEGRRGRFREAFYPALFDELGFAYTGSDAYALAVTLDKQLTKLVLQKHGIRTPGWQYVEKLSELKAEDLRFPVIVKPNFEGSSKGITQDSVAETVDQVREKVAQALAKYPAGVLVEEYITGRDLTVPFLAAVDNDYDGVLCPVEYVIDPAVVSGRRYAIYDYELKTRSEKAVSVRAPAQLSERTSEDVRSMAQKIIQQLDCRDLGRIDFRLSDAGVPYFLEINALPSLEPGAGIYAAAELEGLHFDAVIGSVIQSAAKRNKIKDSSRRSSKPARKSGPLRVGFAYNVKRIKPTWDASEDSEAEYDSPTTLQAIREAIASWGHEVVDLEATSELPSILATTPVDFVFNISEGFKGRNRESQVPAMLELMDIPYTGSDPATLSLALDKALAKKIVRQAGIHTPNFQLMTTGKERLLKEFTTFPLIVKPVAEGSSKGVVSKSVCYSEAELREVVKEMVGKYKQPALVEEYISGREFTVGLLGERRPRVLPPMEIVFLDKEEKNPVYSFQHKLDWNDRIRYDVPAKVDPATIERLRSAARGSFMALGCRDVARIDFRMDEKGRVYFIECNPLPGLTPDWSDLVLIAKGAGMDYRGLIGEIMAGAIRRYKEREQRKASGEGAPASAGASFVKPQGSEEKPAVPSPGEPRLEVKA, from the coding sequence TTGCGCATCGCGCTGACGTACAACCTCAAGCTGTCCGATTCGGAAGAAGAGGCGGAGTTCGACACCCAGGAGACGGTGAACGCGCTCGGCGCCGCGATCGAGCGGTTGGGCCACCGCCTGGAGCGCTTCGAGGTGAGCGGGCCGGCGAGCCGCACGGTGGCGCGGCTCGAGGCCTACAGCCCGGACCTCATCTTCAACACCGCCGAGGGGCGCCGCGGCCGCTTCCGCGAGGCCTTCTACCCGGCGCTCTTCGACGAGCTGGGCTTCGCGTACACCGGCTCGGACGCGTACGCGCTCGCGGTCACGCTGGACAAGCAGCTCACCAAGCTCGTGCTGCAGAAGCACGGCATCCGCACGCCGGGCTGGCAGTACGTGGAGAAGCTCAGCGAGCTCAAGGCCGAGGACCTGCGCTTCCCGGTCATCGTGAAGCCCAACTTCGAGGGCTCCTCCAAGGGCATCACCCAGGACTCGGTCGCGGAGACCGTGGACCAGGTGCGCGAGAAGGTCGCGCAGGCGCTCGCCAAGTACCCGGCCGGCGTGCTGGTGGAGGAGTACATCACCGGGCGCGACCTCACCGTGCCCTTCCTCGCCGCGGTGGACAACGACTACGACGGCGTCCTCTGCCCCGTGGAGTACGTCATCGACCCCGCGGTGGTGTCCGGCCGGCGCTACGCCATCTACGACTACGAGCTGAAGACGCGCAGCGAGAAGGCGGTGAGCGTGCGCGCCCCGGCGCAGCTCTCCGAGCGCACCTCCGAGGACGTGCGCTCGATGGCCCAGAAGATCATCCAGCAGCTGGACTGCCGGGACCTCGGGCGCATCGACTTCCGGCTCTCGGACGCGGGCGTGCCCTACTTCCTGGAGATCAACGCGCTGCCCAGCCTGGAGCCGGGCGCGGGCATCTACGCGGCCGCGGAGCTCGAGGGGCTGCACTTCGACGCCGTCATCGGCTCGGTCATCCAGAGCGCCGCCAAGCGCAACAAGATCAAGGACTCGTCGCGCCGCTCGAGCAAGCCGGCGCGCAAGAGCGGCCCCTTGCGCGTGGGCTTCGCCTACAACGTGAAGCGCATCAAGCCCACCTGGGACGCGAGCGAGGACTCCGAGGCCGAGTACGACTCACCCACCACGCTGCAGGCCATCCGCGAGGCCATTGCCAGCTGGGGCCACGAGGTGGTGGACCTGGAGGCGACGAGCGAGCTGCCCAGCATCCTCGCGACCACGCCGGTGGACTTCGTGTTCAACATCTCCGAGGGCTTCAAGGGCCGCAACCGCGAGAGCCAGGTGCCCGCGATGCTCGAGCTGATGGACATCCCGTACACCGGGAGCGATCCGGCCACGCTCTCGCTCGCGCTGGACAAGGCGCTGGCGAAGAAGATCGTGCGCCAGGCGGGCATCCACACGCCCAACTTCCAGCTGATGACCACGGGCAAGGAGCGCCTGCTCAAGGAGTTCACCACCTTCCCGCTCATCGTGAAGCCGGTGGCCGAGGGCTCCTCCAAGGGCGTGGTGAGCAAGAGCGTCTGCTACAGCGAGGCGGAGCTGCGCGAGGTCGTGAAGGAGATGGTGGGCAAGTACAAGCAGCCCGCGCTCGTGGAGGAGTACATCTCCGGCCGCGAGTTCACCGTGGGCCTGCTCGGCGAGCGCCGCCCGCGCGTGCTGCCGCCCATGGAGATCGTCTTCCTGGACAAGGAGGAGAAGAACCCGGTCTACAGCTTCCAGCACAAGCTCGATTGGAACGACCGCATCCGCTACGACGTGCCGGCCAAGGTGGACCCCGCCACCATCGAGCGCCTGCGCTCGGCGGCGCGCGGCTCGTTCATGGCGCTGGGCTGCCGGGACGTGGCGCGCATCGACTTCCGCATGGACGAGAAGGGGCGCGTCTACTTCATCGAGTGCAACCCGCTGCCCGGCCTCACGCCGGACTGGAGCGACCTGGTGCTCATCGCCAAGGGCGCCGGCATGGACTACCGCGGCCTCATCGGCGAGATCATGGCGGGCGCCATCCGCCGCTACAAGGAGCGCGAGCAGCGCAAGGCGAGCGGCGAGGGCGCCCCCGCGAGCGCGGGCGCGAGCTTCGTCAAGCCGCAGGGCTCCGAGGAGAAGCCCGCGGTGCCCAGCCCGGGCGAGCCCCGGCTCGAGGTGAAGGCCTAG
- a CDS encoding RDD family protein, with protein sequence MSARRSRPVFASRGDDGSDKPPLRLVPGGSPYPKASLFLRAGARLLDVAVAWGLGVACGAAGPIVALLFLLLADGMLQGQSVGKKIFGVKVMHVPTRSAARHRDSTLRNAPLALVVLLGMMPAPLGMVASAAALAAIGGVEAWRVLRDPLGLRLGDVWAQTQVVDGKVVAGATVAARSPVAPVRASGRVMSEAPERRVEGRFEGRFQQ encoded by the coding sequence GTGAGCGCGCGCCGCTCGCGTCCCGTCTTCGCCTCCCGGGGCGACGACGGCAGCGACAAGCCGCCCCTGCGGCTGGTGCCCGGCGGCTCTCCCTATCCCAAGGCCTCGCTGTTCCTGCGCGCCGGCGCGCGCCTGCTCGACGTGGCGGTGGCCTGGGGGCTGGGCGTGGCCTGCGGGGCGGCGGGGCCCATCGTGGCGCTGCTCTTCCTGCTGCTCGCGGACGGGATGCTGCAGGGGCAGAGCGTGGGGAAGAAGATCTTCGGCGTGAAGGTGATGCACGTGCCCACGCGCTCGGCCGCGCGCCACCGCGACAGCACCCTGCGCAACGCGCCGCTCGCGCTGGTGGTGCTGCTCGGGATGATGCCGGCGCCGCTCGGCATGGTGGCCTCCGCGGCCGCGCTCGCGGCAATTGGCGGCGTGGAGGCGTGGCGCGTGCTGCGCGATCCGCTCGGGCTGCGGCTCGGCGACGTGTGGGCGCAGACGCAGGTGGTGGACGGGAAGGTTGTGGCCGGCGCAACCGTTGCCGCTCGCAGCCCCGTGGCGCCCGTGCGCGCCTCCGGACGGGTCATGTCCGAGGCGCCGGAGCGGCGTGTCGAGGGGCGTTTCGAAGGACGTTTCCAGCAGTAG
- the hemB gene encoding porphobilinogen synthase, translating to MTFPVHRPRRLRRSAALREMVRETSLAPSDFILPLFVVEGRDVRRPVTSMPGVFNLSVEHAVAEAKQAHALGVRSVILFGIPDAKDARGSGAYAREGIVQRALSEIKSAVPELQLIADVCLCEYTDHGHCGVIEGGHVANDASLPLLAQMAVTCAQAGADIIAPSDMMDGRVGAIRRALDEVRLTDTPIMAYSAKYASGFYGPFREAAQSAPQFGDRRGYQMDPGNAREALKETALDLEEGADMVMVKPALSYLDIIHRVKERFDVPVAAYNVSGEYAMVKAAAQNGWIDGERVMLEVLTSIKRAGADLILTYHALEAASLL from the coding sequence ATGACCTTCCCCGTCCACCGCCCCCGCCGCCTGCGCCGCTCCGCGGCCCTGCGCGAGATGGTGCGCGAGACCTCGCTCGCGCCCTCCGACTTCATCCTCCCGCTCTTCGTCGTCGAGGGGCGCGACGTGCGCCGCCCCGTCACCTCGATGCCGGGCGTGTTCAACCTCTCGGTGGAGCACGCCGTGGCCGAGGCGAAGCAGGCCCACGCGCTGGGCGTGCGCTCCGTCATCCTCTTCGGCATCCCGGACGCGAAGGACGCGCGCGGCAGCGGCGCCTACGCGCGCGAGGGGATCGTCCAGCGCGCCCTCTCCGAGATCAAGAGCGCCGTGCCCGAGCTGCAGCTCATCGCGGACGTGTGCCTCTGCGAGTACACGGACCACGGGCACTGCGGCGTGATCGAGGGCGGCCACGTGGCCAACGACGCCTCCCTGCCGCTGCTCGCGCAGATGGCCGTCACGTGCGCCCAGGCCGGCGCGGACATCATCGCGCCCTCGGACATGATGGACGGCCGCGTGGGGGCCATCCGCCGCGCGCTGGACGAGGTGAGGCTCACCGACACGCCCATCATGGCCTACTCCGCCAAGTACGCCTCGGGCTTCTACGGGCCCTTCCGCGAGGCGGCCCAGAGCGCGCCGCAGTTCGGTGATCGGCGCGGCTACCAGATGGACCCGGGCAACGCGCGCGAGGCCCTGAAGGAGACGGCGCTGGACCTGGAGGAGGGCGCCGACATGGTGATGGTGAAGCCGGCGCTCTCGTACCTGGACATCATCCACCGGGTGAAGGAGCGCTTCGACGTGCCGGTCGCCGCCTACAACGTCTCGGGCGAGTACGCGATGGTGAAGGCCGCTGCCCAGAACGGCTGGATCGACGGCGAGCGCGTGATGCTGGAGGTGCTCACCTCCATCAAGCGCGCCGGTGCGGACCTCATCCTCACCTACCACGCGCTCGAGGCCGCCTCGCTGCTCTGA
- a CDS encoding ABC transporter ATP-binding protein — MTHLEAAVSVVGLRKTYTRPFRKQGSEALRGVDLRVPRGSAFGLIGPNGAGKTTFIKSILGIVRPSAGEVQLLGGSPDDPRIRARVGYLPERLHLPGSWSATAFLQTVRRLKGLAPDAPGNARLLERVGLAEASGKRIGGYSKGMRQRLGLAAALLGEPELLVLDEPTDGIDPMGRVEVRRILQEEVRRGATLFLNSHLLAETERICDRVAILADGRVVREGRLDELARASSAWSVRFAPGADAAALSALGLRPGPHPHTFLLEAPDAAALNAVLDRARAAGALLVELRREGADLEAVLTTAVGETLGEAA; from the coding sequence GTGACCCATCTCGAAGCCGCCGTGAGCGTCGTGGGCCTGCGAAAGACCTACACGCGGCCGTTCCGCAAGCAGGGCAGCGAGGCGTTGCGCGGGGTGGACCTGCGCGTGCCGCGCGGCAGCGCCTTCGGCCTCATCGGCCCGAACGGCGCGGGCAAGACCACCTTCATCAAGAGCATCCTGGGCATCGTGCGGCCCAGCGCGGGCGAGGTGCAGCTGCTGGGCGGCTCTCCGGACGACCCGCGCATCCGCGCCCGCGTGGGCTACCTGCCCGAGCGGCTGCACCTGCCGGGCAGCTGGAGCGCCACCGCCTTCCTCCAGACGGTGCGAAGGCTCAAGGGGCTCGCGCCCGACGCCCCGGGCAACGCGCGCCTGCTCGAGCGCGTGGGGCTCGCGGAGGCCTCGGGCAAGCGCATCGGCGGCTACTCCAAGGGCATGCGCCAGCGCCTGGGGCTCGCGGCCGCGCTGCTCGGGGAGCCCGAGCTGCTGGTGCTCGACGAGCCGACGGACGGCATCGATCCCATGGGCCGCGTGGAGGTGCGCCGCATCCTGCAGGAGGAGGTGCGCCGCGGCGCCACCCTCTTCCTCAACTCGCACCTGCTCGCGGAGACCGAGCGCATCTGCGACCGGGTCGCCATCCTCGCGGACGGGCGCGTGGTGCGCGAGGGGCGCCTGGACGAGCTCGCGCGCGCCTCCAGCGCCTGGAGCGTGCGCTTCGCGCCCGGCGCCGACGCGGCCGCCCTCTCCGCGCTGGGCCTGCGCCCCGGCCCCCATCCCCACACCTTCCTCCTCGAGGCGCCGGACGCGGCGGCGCTCAACGCGGTGCTCGACCGCGCGCGCGCCGCCGGGGCGCTGCTGGTGGAGCTGCGGCGCGAGGGGGCGGACCTGGAGGCGGTGCTCACCACCGCGGTGGGCGAGACGCTCGGGGAGGCGGCATGA
- a CDS encoding ABC transporter permease subunit, translating to MNGALGIAGYVLREARSRKFILAFVLGITLLLVTLALSLKLEVLDGALAATRLFGTLAHHDIVAVDVALRPIYRAAAYLVFYGGLLFGILAYSDFAPSLLSPGRIEHLLALPLRRWELLLGTFLGVVALALAGALYGSVGLVLILGVKTGYWTAGPLYAALLASVGFAAVYAVMLATATLVRSAALCAAAGGLCLVGGILASYRASIAPLLEEGPSRGAFRAVTLLLPRIASLADAGASLAASAPLGVRSLAGLLAGVAVFGLGTLAVGLWRFEGKDY from the coding sequence ATGAACGGGGCGCTCGGAATCGCCGGGTACGTGCTGCGCGAGGCGCGCAGCCGCAAGTTCATCCTCGCCTTCGTGCTGGGCATCACGCTGCTGCTCGTCACGCTCGCGCTCTCGCTCAAGCTCGAGGTGCTCGACGGTGCGCTCGCCGCCACGCGGCTGTTCGGCACGCTCGCGCACCACGACATCGTGGCGGTGGACGTGGCGCTGCGTCCCATCTACCGCGCCGCGGCCTACCTGGTCTTCTACGGCGGCCTGCTCTTCGGCATCCTCGCCTACTCGGACTTCGCCCCCAGCCTGCTGTCGCCCGGGCGCATCGAGCACCTGCTCGCGCTGCCCCTGCGCCGCTGGGAGCTGCTGCTGGGCACCTTCCTCGGGGTGGTGGCGCTCGCGCTCGCCGGCGCGCTCTACGGCTCGGTGGGGCTGGTGCTCATCCTGGGCGTGAAGACGGGCTACTGGACCGCGGGGCCGCTCTACGCCGCGCTGCTCGCGAGCGTGGGCTTCGCGGCGGTGTACGCGGTGATGCTCGCCACCGCCACGCTGGTGCGCAGCGCCGCCCTGTGCGCGGCGGCCGGGGGGCTGTGCCTCGTGGGCGGCATCCTCGCGAGCTACCGCGCCTCCATCGCGCCGCTGCTCGAGGAGGGCCCGAGCCGCGGCGCCTTTCGCGCAGTGACGCTGCTGCTGCCGCGCATCGCCTCGCTCGCGGACGCGGGCGCGAGCCTCGCGGCGTCCGCGCCGCTGGGGGTTCGCTCGCTCGCGGGGCTGCTCGCGGGGGTGGCGGTGTTCGGCCTGGGCACGCTCGCCGTGGGCCTGTGGCGCTTCGAGGGGAAGGACTACTGA